A window of the Streptomyces sp. NBC_00454 genome harbors these coding sequences:
- a CDS encoding TIGR04222 domain-containing membrane protein, with product MVGSIGVVCVVVGLVGAGLLRWLPPRGRAGGLTAVDVAGVRGGSKAALTVAVVELHLAEAIEVGRSGRLRRVVHTTPGRNVTVLNRAAWTVLGREISLADAAVAPAVWRAREEVRAELAERGLRCGRARLAAAGLLALATGSTAVAVAVQESPWAGLPLAVLSLAVLSLAVLSAPVRTLAGHRLLREMRRLHPLPGDTPAGPEEIGLLVALHGRRALRLLVPEFAVCAGLLGDRAARETVARTEGNSYGHSALSGDGSL from the coding sequence ATGGTGGGATCGATCGGTGTCGTGTGCGTGGTGGTCGGGCTTGTCGGTGCGGGGCTGTTGCGGTGGTTGCCCCCCAGAGGGCGCGCGGGCGGCCTGACGGCGGTCGATGTCGCCGGAGTGCGGGGTGGTTCGAAGGCCGCGCTGACAGTGGCTGTCGTAGAGCTCCACCTTGCGGAAGCGATCGAAGTCGGCCGGTCCGGCCGGCTGCGGCGGGTGGTGCACACCACCCCCGGACGTAACGTGACGGTGCTGAACCGAGCCGCGTGGACGGTGTTGGGCCGGGAGATATCGCTGGCTGATGCCGCCGTCGCTCCGGCGGTATGGCGGGCTCGGGAGGAGGTGCGTGCCGAACTGGCCGAGCGTGGCCTGCGATGCGGCCGAGCCCGACTGGCAGCGGCTGGACTGCTGGCCCTTGCGACAGGCAGTACGGCTGTAGCCGTCGCGGTGCAGGAATCCCCCTGGGCGGGTCTGCCCCTGGCCGTGCTGTCGCTCGCCGTGCTGTCGCTCGCCGTCCTGTCCGCCCCGGTGCGGACACTGGCCGGGCACCGACTGCTGCGAGAGATGCGCCGCCTGCATCCCCTTCCCGGTGACACCCCGGCCGGGCCCGAGGAGATCGGACTCCTTGTCGCGCTTCACGGGCGCCGGGCACTGCGTCTGCTGGTGCCTGAGTTCGCCGTCTGCGCCGGTCTGCTCGGTGACCGTGCCGCCCGGGAAACCGTCGCACGAACCGAGGGCAACTCGTACGGCCACAGCGCCCTTTCTGGTGACGGCAGCCTCTGA